A single genomic interval of Pan paniscus chromosome 18, NHGRI_mPanPan1-v2.0_pri, whole genome shotgun sequence harbors:
- the C18H16orf54 gene encoding transmembrane protein C16orf54 homolog: protein MPLTPEPPSGRVEGPPAWEAAPWPSLPCGPCIPIMLVLATLAALFILTTAVLAERLFRRALRPDPSHRAPTLVWRPGGELWIEPMGTPRERSEDWYGSAVPLLTDRAPEPPTQVGTLEARATAPPAPSAPNSAPSNLGPQTVLEVPPRSTFWGPQPWEGRPPTTGLVSWAEPEQRPEASVQFGSPQARRQRPGSPDPEWGLQPRVTLEQISAFWKREGRTSVGF from the coding sequence ATGCCGTTGACTCCAGAGCCGCCCTCTGGGCGCGTGGAGGGGCCCCCCGCATGGGAGGCAGCCCCATGGCCCTCACTGCCCTGTGGGCCCTGCATCCCCATCATGCTGGTCCTGGCCACCCTGGCTGCGCTCTTCATCCTCACCACCGCTGTGTTGGCTGAACGCCTGTTCCGCCGTGCTCTCCGCCCAGACCCCAGCCACCGTGCCCCCACCCTGGTGTGGCGCCCAGGAGGAGAGCTGTGGATTGAGCCCATGGGCACCCCCCGAGAGCGCTCTGAGGACTGGTATGGCTCTGCGGTCCCCCTGCTGACAGATCGGGcccctgagcctcccacccaggtgggcactTTGGAGGCCCGAGCAACAGCCCCACCTGCCCCCTCAGCCCCAAATTCTGCTCCCAGCAACTTGGGCCCCCAGACCGTACTGGAGGTCCCCCCCCGGAGCACCTTCTGGGGGCCCCAGCCCTGGGAGGGGAGGCCCCCCACCACAGGCCTGGTGAGCTGGGCTGAACCCGAGCAGAGGCCAGAGGCCAGCGTCCAGTTTGGGAGCCCCCAGGCCAGGAGGCAGCGGCCAGGGAGCCCAGATCCTGAGTGGGGCCTCCAGCCACGGGTCACCTTGGAGCAGATCTCAGCTTTCTGGAAGCGTGAAGGCCGGACCAGTGTGGGGTTCTGA